The Pseudosulfitobacter pseudonitzschiae genome includes a region encoding these proteins:
- a CDS encoding superoxide dismutase family protein yields MKLTKTMLASALCLPMALPAFAEGHMTPAATAEVNGAEADVSGTVTLNRTASGMTLVQIDLTGVPEGVHGVHLHETGDCSADDFTLAGGHISGTQTHGVLSENGPHPGDMPNMTVGADGILKADVFLDLLDLETMIMDEDGAAFIVHSGADDYTSQPSGDAGSRIACGTFAPAS; encoded by the coding sequence ATGAAACTGACCAAAACAATGCTCGCGTCCGCGCTGTGCCTTCCAATGGCACTGCCTGCATTTGCCGAAGGGCACATGACACCTGCCGCCACGGCAGAGGTCAATGGGGCCGAAGCGGATGTGTCGGGCACGGTGACGCTGAACCGGACGGCGTCGGGGATGACACTGGTGCAAATTGACCTGACCGGCGTGCCCGAGGGCGTACACGGCGTACACCTGCACGAAACGGGCGACTGTTCGGCAGATGATTTCACATTGGCAGGTGGCCATATTTCGGGCACCCAGACCCACGGTGTACTGTCCGAAAACGGCCCGCATCCGGGTGATATGCCCAATATGACCGTTGGTGCAGATGGCATTCTGAAGGCAGATGTGTTTCTGGACCTGCTGGATCTGGAAACAATGATCATGGACGAAGACGGTGCCGCGTTCATCGTGCATTCGGGGGCAGATGACTATACGTCGCAACCCTCGGGCGATGCCGGATCGCGGATTGCTTGTGGTACGTTCGCACCTGCTAGCTAG